Proteins from a single region of Gemmatimonadota bacterium:
- the radA gene encoding DNA repair protein RadA translates to MAKARAVWRCVECGHDHPKWVGRCEACGAWNSVGEEAISKAPAPRGGGAVATYAPVVRLRDVTEARLERWGTGLPELDFVLGGGIVPGSMTLIGGEPGIGKSTLLMQAAARLEASGRTVLYASGEESAEQLRLRADRLGEASGDVQVLGETRLEGVLQAARAIDAAVLILDSIQTVYTDALESAPGNVGQVRECAGLLMRFAKESGVAVIVVGHVTKGGAIAGPKTLEHIVDTVLYFEGESTLDYRLLRATKNRFGSVDELGVFSMTSQGLVAVQNPSAVFLAARAEGTAGSAVTALMEGTRPVLVEVQALAAPSGYGTPQRVATGLDPKRLAVILAILERRGNASFATLDVFVQVTAGVRLTEPGADLAVAAALLSSMRDRPTPANALYLGELGLGGEIRPIGGLDRRLAEAARLGFTQAFGSSRATAAVPGIKHRGLDHVDQLVRTIGS, encoded by the coding sequence ATGGCGAAGGCCCGCGCGGTCTGGCGGTGCGTCGAATGCGGCCACGACCACCCCAAGTGGGTCGGTCGCTGCGAGGCGTGCGGGGCGTGGAACAGCGTCGGCGAAGAGGCCATCAGCAAGGCGCCCGCGCCGCGCGGCGGCGGCGCCGTCGCCACATATGCGCCGGTGGTCCGCCTCCGTGATGTCACCGAGGCCCGGCTTGAACGCTGGGGCACCGGACTGCCGGAACTCGACTTCGTGCTCGGGGGCGGCATCGTGCCGGGCTCGATGACGCTGATCGGCGGCGAACCCGGCATCGGCAAGTCGACGCTGCTGATGCAGGCGGCGGCACGTCTCGAGGCGAGCGGCCGCACCGTCCTGTACGCCAGCGGCGAGGAATCGGCCGAACAGCTCCGCCTCCGTGCCGACCGCCTCGGCGAGGCGAGCGGCGACGTGCAGGTCCTCGGCGAGACCCGTCTCGAAGGGGTGCTGCAGGCCGCGCGCGCGATCGACGCGGCGGTGCTGATTCTCGACTCCATCCAGACCGTCTACACCGACGCGCTCGAAAGCGCTCCTGGCAACGTCGGCCAGGTGCGCGAGTGCGCCGGGCTCCTGATGCGCTTCGCCAAGGAGAGTGGCGTCGCGGTGATCGTGGTCGGCCACGTGACGAAGGGCGGCGCGATTGCCGGCCCCAAGACGCTGGAGCACATCGTCGACACCGTGCTCTACTTCGAGGGCGAGTCGACGCTCGACTATCGCCTCCTTCGCGCCACGAAGAATCGGTTCGGCTCAGTCGATGAGCTCGGCGTCTTTTCGATGACGTCGCAGGGACTGGTTGCGGTGCAGAATCCGTCGGCGGTCTTCCTGGCCGCGCGGGCCGAGGGGACCGCGGGGAGCGCCGTGACCGCGTTGATGGAAGGCACCCGGCCGGTGCTGGTCGAGGTGCAGGCACTTGCGGCACCCTCGGGCTACGGCACGCCACAGCGCGTGGCCACCGGCCTCGACCCGAAGCGGCTCGCGGTGATCCTCGCGATCCTCGAGCGGCGCGGCAATGCGTCGTTCGCGACGCTCGACGTCTTCGTGCAGGTGACCGCCGGCGTGCGGCTCACCGAGCCAGGCGCCGACCTCGCCGTCGCGGCCGCGCTGCTTTCCTCGATGCGCGACCGCCCGACGCCAGCCAACGCGCTCTACCTGGGAGAGCTTGGCCTCGGGGGCGAGATCCGTCCGATCGGCGGGCTTGATCGCCGGCTCGCGGAGGCCGCCCGGCTCGGCTTCACGCAGGCCTTCGGCTCATCGCGTGCCACTGCCGCTGTCCCCGGCATCAAGCACCGCGGCCTCGACCATGTCGATCAATTGGTGCGCACCATTGGGTCGTGA
- the ispD gene encoding 2-C-methyl-D-erythritol 4-phosphate cytidylyltransferase: protein MGRDVGVIVVAAGRGARMGGEVPKQYLTLAGHPVLLHALRPFVSHPEVATVVVVLPPADAETPPPWLGGLVGDALKLVAGGADRAASVRNGLAAVPAECSVVLVHDGARPFPPRAAIDGGIQAARVGHVALPALPVSDTLKRADDFGRVLGTVPREGLWRAQTPQAFPRAMLERAHAAEMAGDMVATDDAMLAELLGAVVEILPGTARNLKITTRDDLALAEWYAAEGG from the coding sequence TTGGGTCGTGACGTCGGGGTGATCGTCGTCGCCGCCGGTCGCGGGGCGCGGATGGGCGGCGAGGTGCCGAAGCAGTACCTCACGCTCGCCGGCCACCCCGTCCTGTTGCACGCACTCCGACCGTTCGTCAGTCATCCCGAGGTCGCCACGGTGGTGGTCGTGCTACCGCCGGCAGACGCCGAGACGCCGCCGCCCTGGCTTGGCGGCTTGGTCGGTGATGCGCTCAAACTCGTCGCGGGCGGTGCGGACCGCGCCGCGTCGGTGCGGAACGGGCTGGCCGCGGTGCCTGCCGAATGCAGCGTCGTGCTGGTGCATGATGGCGCGCGGCCCTTTCCCCCGCGCGCTGCCATCGACGGCGGCATTCAGGCCGCACGCGTTGGGCATGTGGCGCTACCGGCGCTGCCGGTCTCGGACACGCTCAAGCGCGCCGATGACTTCGGGCGCGTGTTGGGGACCGTGCCGCGCGAAGGGTTGTGGCGTGCCCAGACCCCGCAGGCCTTTCCGCGCGCGATGCTGGAGCGCGCGCACGCCGCCGAGATGGCGGGCGACATGGTGGCCACCGATGACGCGATGCTCGCTGAATTGCTGGGTGCCGTGGTCGAGATTCTCCCGGGGACGGCCCGCAATCTCAAGATCACGACGCGCGACGACCTGGCGTTGGCCGAATGGTATGCCGCGGAGGGCGGATGA
- a CDS encoding TonB-dependent receptor plug domain-containing protein: MSALRTACLVGALVIGGAVASHAQVIAPPPPPLSDSARVADSLKKVAADTISTADRVLKAQGQERVLLRTLDPVGTTGLLTPHSRILITRDSIDWATAQTVSELLSRVPGVYLWREGWLARGEMPNYLGRGASSVEYSVDGVPYLPVGPDSLAADPSLWSLALLDRVEIERGAGQLRVALFTRRHDRAAPRTRIGLTSGDRSVARYLGSFERRYPSGIGLGLAAEYLSVNPPNGGSGGANSTNAWIQLGYIPSPRIGMQFQLQVQDAVRDTLFAGDAPAGTILSPGLTGTRSDAQLRLSYQRSTDGLGSRADVVLGRTAWSGEGIRHDVGRVGAVLARRQPTWSSQLTVWHQTEWTPLDARLALGWAPSRRLSGAVELVSQQHDGDRSSSWGTARIGFRAPLGVTLSGVIRDGHRVQAPADASELAQRFTDVEATASIDTRRLSVEVGGARLDGWRPLAYRNFPTIASLKPLESTDWVTARARFAANGWLTFESVYEHPIRGDQPDGTPPHHGLTTATIRSRFLRNFPSGIFEMKLQGMVESWSPGVIGRTAQGEPIALPGRTFVRGWLQFKIGPFIAYYDRVNFRAVRAGTVPGYPIPSLASSFGIRWDFLN; this comes from the coding sequence GTGTCGGCGCTCCGGACGGCATGCCTCGTCGGCGCCCTCGTCATCGGGGGCGCCGTCGCGTCACACGCCCAGGTCATCGCGCCGCCGCCACCGCCACTCTCCGATTCGGCGCGCGTCGCCGATTCGCTCAAGAAGGTGGCCGCGGATACCATCTCGACCGCTGACCGCGTGCTCAAGGCGCAGGGGCAGGAGCGCGTGTTGCTGCGCACGCTCGATCCGGTCGGCACCACCGGACTCCTGACGCCGCACAGTCGTATCCTCATCACCCGCGACTCGATCGACTGGGCCACTGCGCAAACAGTCAGTGAGCTGCTTTCGCGCGTTCCCGGCGTCTACCTCTGGCGCGAGGGATGGCTCGCTCGCGGCGAGATGCCGAACTACCTCGGGCGCGGGGCGTCGTCTGTCGAGTATTCGGTTGATGGCGTGCCGTATCTCCCGGTCGGTCCGGATTCCCTCGCCGCCGATCCGTCGCTCTGGTCACTCGCGCTGCTCGATCGGGTCGAGATCGAGCGCGGGGCGGGGCAGTTGCGTGTTGCCCTCTTCACGCGGCGTCACGACCGCGCGGCCCCGCGCACGCGGATCGGACTGACCTCCGGTGATCGATCGGTGGCCCGTTATCTCGGCTCTTTCGAACGTCGGTATCCGAGCGGCATCGGACTCGGACTCGCCGCGGAATATCTCTCGGTGAATCCCCCGAACGGCGGCAGTGGTGGTGCCAACAGCACGAACGCCTGGATCCAACTGGGGTACATCCCGTCGCCGCGCATCGGGATGCAATTCCAGTTGCAGGTGCAGGACGCCGTGCGCGACACCCTCTTCGCCGGCGATGCACCGGCGGGCACGATCTTGAGTCCCGGGCTCACCGGCACGCGGAGTGACGCCCAACTTCGACTCTCGTATCAGCGTTCCACCGACGGCCTCGGCTCCCGCGCCGACGTGGTCCTCGGCCGCACGGCGTGGAGTGGCGAAGGAATCCGGCACGACGTCGGTCGCGTCGGTGCCGTGCTCGCGCGTCGGCAGCCAACGTGGTCGAGTCAGCTCACGGTCTGGCACCAGACCGAGTGGACGCCGCTCGACGCGCGGCTCGCGCTCGGCTGGGCGCCATCGCGGCGCCTGAGTGGCGCGGTCGAGCTGGTCAGTCAGCAACACGACGGCGACCGCAGCAGTAGTTGGGGCACCGCGCGCATCGGGTTCCGCGCGCCGTTGGGCGTGACGCTCAGCGGCGTGATCCGCGACGGGCATCGGGTGCAGGCCCCCGCCGATGCATCGGAGTTGGCGCAACGCTTCACCGACGTCGAGGCGACCGCCTCGATCGACACCCGGCGGCTCAGCGTCGAAGTGGGTGGTGCGCGGCTGGATGGGTGGCGACCGCTGGCGTATCGCAATTTCCCCACGATCGCCTCGCTCAAGCCCCTCGAGTCCACGGACTGGGTGACGGCGCGGGCCCGCTTTGCGGCCAACGGCTGGCTGACCTTCGAGAGCGTGTATGAACATCCGATTCGGGGTGACCAGCCCGATGGCACGCCGCCCCATCATGGCCTGACCACGGCGACGATCCGCTCGCGCTTTCTCCGCAACTTCCCTAGCGGGATCTTCGAGATGAAGCTGCAGGGGATGGTCGAGAGCTGGAGCCCCGGCGTCATCGGTCGGACGGCGCAGGGCGAGCCGATCGCCCTCCCTGGCCGGACCTTCGTCCGCGGCTGGCTGCAGTTCAAGATCGGGCCGTTCATCGCCTACTACGACCGGGTGAATTTCAGGGCGGTCCGGGCTGGCACCGTCCCGGGGTATCCGATCCCCTCGCTGGCCTCCTCCTTCGGGATCCGCTGGGACTTCCTGAACTGA
- the dnaB gene encoding replicative DNA helicase has product MSESPDSSSNSTPDPFQGRTVPWSQEAEQAVLGAMLIDSEASLRGAELLDDLQFHKEGHRRLFRALRSLVEQRMVIDYVTVRDELQRRGDLEQAGGVAYLDELVNAVPTAANLEFHARILREKAIQRRLIEAATQIVSEAYEGKTTAAELLDKAEGKIFVIGQQRRDDGFTRIKEMLWPSMERIEQLQRSGSSITGVPSGFADLDEMTTGFQNSELIIVAARPSMGKTAFCLNLATHAAIEGHGVAVFSLEMSKDSLVQRMLCAEARVDSQAVRRGMLRDTDFTRLARAAGILQNCPIWIDDTPALTLLEMRSKARRLKADNDLKLVIVDYLQLMRSPEYADNRVQEISDISRSLKQLARELEVPVIALSQLSRASEQRGGDRMPLLSDLRDSGAIEQDADIVLFIHRPEMYRDLREKAEQAGDSLDGKAEVIMAKHRNGPTGSIDLFFHKQFTRFDSRTEREQ; this is encoded by the coding sequence ATGTCCGAATCGCCCGACAGCTCCTCGAACTCGACGCCTGATCCGTTCCAGGGACGCACCGTCCCCTGGAGTCAGGAGGCCGAACAGGCCGTGCTCGGCGCCATGCTGATCGACAGCGAGGCGTCGCTGCGCGGTGCTGAGCTGCTCGACGACCTCCAGTTCCACAAGGAAGGTCACCGCCGCCTCTTCCGGGCGCTGCGCTCGCTGGTTGAGCAGCGGATGGTGATCGACTATGTCACCGTGCGCGACGAGCTGCAGCGCCGGGGTGACCTGGAACAGGCTGGGGGCGTCGCCTATCTCGATGAGCTGGTCAACGCCGTGCCCACGGCGGCCAACCTCGAGTTCCACGCCCGGATCCTCCGCGAAAAGGCGATCCAGCGCCGCCTGATCGAGGCCGCGACGCAGATCGTCTCGGAAGCGTACGAGGGGAAGACCACCGCCGCGGAGCTGCTGGACAAGGCGGAAGGGAAGATCTTCGTGATCGGGCAGCAGCGTCGTGACGACGGCTTCACCCGGATCAAGGAGATGCTCTGGCCATCGATGGAGCGCATTGAACAGCTCCAGCGAAGCGGTAGTTCGATTACCGGGGTCCCCAGTGGCTTCGCCGATCTTGACGAGATGACCACCGGCTTCCAGAACTCCGAACTCATCATCGTGGCGGCGCGTCCCTCGATGGGGAAGACCGCGTTCTGTCTGAACCTCGCGACCCATGCGGCGATCGAGGGGCACGGCGTCGCCGTCTTCTCGCTCGAAATGTCGAAGGACTCGCTGGTGCAGCGTATGCTCTGCGCCGAGGCACGGGTCGACTCGCAGGCCGTTCGCCGCGGCATGCTGCGCGACACCGACTTCACGCGCCTGGCCCGCGCCGCCGGCATCCTGCAGAACTGCCCGATCTGGATCGATGACACCCCGGCGCTGACGCTCCTGGAGATGCGCTCCAAGGCGCGACGGCTCAAGGCCGACAACGACCTCAAGCTGGTCATCGTCGACTACCTCCAGCTCATGCGCAGCCCCGAGTACGCCGACAATCGCGTCCAGGAAATCTCCGACATCTCGCGCTCGCTCAAGCAGCTGGCGCGCGAACTCGAAGTGCCGGTGATCGCGCTGTCACAGCTGTCGCGCGCCTCGGAGCAACGCGGCGGCGACCGGATGCCGTTGCTCTCGGACCTGCGCGACTCCGGCGCGATCGAGCAGGACGCCGACATCGTCCTCTTCATCCACCGGCCCGAGATGTACCGCGACCTGCGCGAGAAGGCGGAGCAGGCGGGCGATTCGCTCGACGGGAAGGCCGAGGTGATCATGGCGAAGCACCGGAACGGTCCGACCGGCTCGATCGATCTCTTCTTCCACAAGCAGTTCACGCGATTCGACAGCCGCACCGAACGGGAGCAGTGA
- a CDS encoding leucyl aminopeptidase: MALTVTHRTADPATLDTPLLIVPVAKGVTSPALDALDSSVGGAIGRCRASGDFTGAKDELAVLYPPSGKVARVILVGLGEVEKVTAASLRRAAMVAGKRARVLGAPSAALLFIAAMAPAVDAGKAGQSLAEGLPFGAWHYPDLKRPPETPKPKFESAEIITAVADAAFAAGVARGTAIADGQTFTRYLQMLPGNTCTPAFLGEQAEALGKRHGFTVTVMDGKAIQKEGMHALWAVAKGSALDPRFIILEYKGSDDAPVVLVGKGVTFDTGGISIKPAPAMEEMKYDMSGAAAVLGTFEALGRLKPKAHVIGLIPSAENMPSSTAYKPGDVVSSHFGKSIEVQNTDAEGRLLLADALSWARRYHPAAVVDCATLTGAIVIGLGHTASGVMGTDAALVAEVIAAGERAGERGWELPLWDEYREHIKSDIADMRNTGGRPAGSITAGWFLREFVEGYPWVHIDIAGTAYTEGEPATQVRGPTGVMVRLFSELVLARS; this comes from the coding sequence ATGGCGCTCACCGTCACGCATCGCACGGCCGACCCGGCCACCCTCGACACACCCCTCCTGATCGTCCCGGTCGCGAAGGGGGTCACATCGCCCGCCCTCGATGCCCTCGACAGCTCGGTGGGAGGCGCCATCGGCCGGTGCCGCGCGTCCGGTGATTTCACCGGCGCCAAGGATGAACTCGCCGTCCTCTACCCGCCTTCCGGCAAGGTCGCGCGGGTCATCCTCGTCGGCCTCGGCGAGGTCGAAAAGGTGACCGCCGCGTCGCTCCGCCGCGCCGCCATGGTCGCCGGGAAGCGTGCGCGTGTCCTCGGTGCGCCGTCGGCCGCCTTGCTCTTCATCGCGGCGATGGCCCCGGCTGTTGATGCAGGGAAGGCCGGTCAGTCGCTGGCCGAGGGGCTGCCGTTCGGCGCCTGGCACTATCCGGACCTGAAGCGGCCGCCTGAGACCCCGAAGCCGAAGTTCGAGTCGGCGGAGATCATCACCGCCGTGGCCGATGCAGCGTTCGCTGCCGGCGTGGCACGCGGCACCGCGATCGCCGACGGGCAGACCTTCACGCGCTACCTGCAGATGCTCCCTGGCAACACCTGCACGCCGGCGTTCCTCGGCGAGCAGGCCGAGGCGTTGGGCAAGCGGCATGGCTTCACCGTGACGGTCATGGACGGCAAGGCGATTCAGAAGGAAGGCATGCACGCCCTCTGGGCGGTGGCGAAGGGGAGCGCGCTCGATCCGCGATTCATCATCCTCGAGTACAAGGGGAGTGACGACGCGCCGGTGGTGCTGGTGGGGAAGGGCGTGACGTTCGATACCGGCGGCATCTCCATCAAGCCGGCGCCGGCGATGGAAGAAATGAAGTACGACATGTCCGGTGCGGCTGCCGTACTGGGGACGTTCGAGGCGCTCGGCCGCCTCAAGCCGAAGGCCCATGTGATCGGCCTGATTCCCTCGGCCGAGAACATGCCGTCGAGTACCGCCTACAAGCCGGGCGACGTGGTCTCGTCGCACTTCGGCAAGAGCATCGAAGTGCAGAATACCGACGCCGAAGGACGGCTGTTGCTGGCCGATGCGCTTTCGTGGGCGCGGCGGTACCACCCCGCCGCCGTGGTCGACTGCGCCACGCTCACGGGGGCGATCGTGATCGGGCTGGGCCACACCGCGAGTGGGGTCATGGGGACAGACGCGGCGCTGGTGGCTGAAGTCATCGCTGCTGGCGAGCGCGCAGGCGAACGCGGCTGGGAGCTGCCACTCTGGGACGAGTATCGCGAGCACATCAAGTCGGATATTGCCGATATGCGCAACACCGGTGGCCGCCCGGCGGGAAGCATCACGGCGGGATGGTTCCTTCGCGAGTTTGTCGAGGGTTATCCCTGGGTGCACATCGACATCGCCGGCACCGCCTACACCGAGGGCGAACCGGCCACGCAGGTACGCGGTCCGACCGGAGTGATGGTGCGGCTCTTCTCCGAGCTCGTCCTGGCCCGGAGCTGA
- the coaBC gene encoding bifunctional phosphopantothenoylcysteine decarboxylase/phosphopantothenate--cysteine ligase CoaBC — MWRGRRVVLGVTGGIAAYKSVLLARDLTTRGALVDVILTRGATEFIGVPTFEAVTRRPVRTSLWERDGALDHVTLGESADLILVAPATAHLLARAALGMADDLLTATLLAAKAPVLVAPAMNDEMFADEATTANLALLRERGWHQVGPVVGALAEGPSDRPGRMAEPGEIVAHAERVLAGPGPLLGLKVVVTAGPTREGIDPVRVITNRSSGKMGYRIAEAAWRRGADVTLITGPSAEPIPVGVTIRRVETTHELKDAVASQMASSDVLVMAAAPADYRPVHTRDTKLPRSEGGFTLAFESTEDILVATMPLRHAGLTVVGFALETGAALERGRAKLTRKQLDLIVINDALEAGAGFDVDTNAVTILDCQGGDQRISLRSKADVAEAILDAIEQYRG, encoded by the coding sequence ATGTGGCGGGGCCGTCGAGTCGTCCTCGGGGTCACCGGGGGAATCGCGGCCTACAAGTCCGTCCTGCTGGCGCGTGACCTGACCACGCGGGGCGCGCTGGTGGATGTGATTCTCACCCGGGGCGCCACCGAATTCATCGGCGTCCCGACATTCGAAGCCGTGACTCGACGCCCCGTGCGCACCTCCCTCTGGGAGCGCGACGGGGCGCTCGACCATGTCACCCTCGGCGAATCGGCCGACCTGATTCTCGTTGCCCCGGCCACGGCGCACCTGCTGGCGCGCGCTGCGCTCGGCATGGCCGACGATCTCCTGACCGCCACCCTCCTCGCCGCGAAGGCGCCGGTGCTCGTCGCCCCGGCGATGAACGACGAGATGTTCGCCGACGAGGCCACCACCGCAAACCTCGCGCTGCTGCGCGAGCGCGGCTGGCATCAGGTCGGGCCGGTGGTGGGCGCGCTCGCGGAAGGACCCTCCGACAGGCCGGGGCGGATGGCCGAGCCGGGGGAGATCGTGGCGCATGCCGAGCGCGTGCTGGCCGGCCCCGGTCCGCTACTCGGCCTCAAGGTGGTGGTGACTGCCGGCCCGACGCGCGAAGGGATCGATCCGGTCCGTGTGATCACCAATCGCTCGAGCGGGAAGATGGGCTATCGGATTGCCGAGGCCGCGTGGCGGCGCGGCGCCGACGTGACGCTGATCACCGGGCCGTCGGCCGAACCGATTCCGGTGGGCGTCACCATCCGTCGAGTCGAGACCACGCACGAGCTGAAGGACGCCGTCGCGAGCCAGATGGCAAGCAGCGACGTCCTGGTGATGGCGGCGGCACCGGCAGACTACCGCCCCGTGCATACTCGGGACACCAAGTTGCCGCGCTCCGAGGGTGGCTTCACGTTGGCATTCGAGTCGACCGAGGACATCCTGGTGGCGACGATGCCATTGCGGCACGCCGGGCTGACAGTGGTCGGCTTTGCGCTGGAGACTGGTGCGGCGCTTGAACGCGGACGTGCCAAGCTGACCCGCAAGCAGCTCGACCTGATCGTGATCAACGACGCACTCGAAGCAGGCGCGGGGTTCGACGTCGACACCAATGCGGTCACCATCCTCGACTGCCAGGGTGGCGACCAGCGGATCTCGTTGCGCAGCAAGGCGGACGTGGCCGAGGCGATCCTCGATGCGATCGAGCAGTACCGTGGCTGA
- a CDS encoding uracil-DNA glycosylase: MADPVRRWLELQRDLGGDEVIVDSATDLVAAMSAKAPKATPRTAPVAPTITQAAPETPLKAKPKASPPPSPRTNAIVEPKSAPIFGGVVKPFGDPEAVWRKAAPEIPGPGMAVVPPPASVAKGAIWTSLEQVAGVIAECRACPLCQGRTNTVPGEGNPAARLMCVGEGPGENEDLSGRPFVGKAGELLDKILANIEVPREQVYIANVVKCRPPRNRAPLPDEREACSAYLHRQIALVRPKVLLALGSTAAEALLGVKKPLGDLRLRVHAWDGIPLIVTYHPAALLRNPNWKRPAWDDVRIARQLLELDA; encoded by the coding sequence GTGGCTGACCCGGTTCGGCGCTGGCTCGAGCTGCAGCGCGACCTCGGCGGCGACGAGGTGATCGTGGACAGCGCGACCGATCTGGTGGCGGCGATGAGCGCCAAGGCACCGAAGGCCACTCCTCGCACCGCCCCCGTCGCTCCGACCATCACCCAGGCCGCCCCCGAGACTCCGCTGAAGGCCAAACCGAAAGCCTCCCCACCACCCTCGCCCCGTACGAATGCCATCGTCGAGCCGAAGTCGGCACCGATCTTTGGGGGCGTGGTCAAACCCTTTGGCGACCCCGAGGCGGTCTGGCGGAAGGCGGCGCCCGAGATCCCGGGTCCGGGAATGGCGGTGGTACCTCCACCGGCCAGCGTGGCGAAGGGTGCCATCTGGACGTCGCTCGAGCAGGTGGCCGGTGTCATCGCCGAGTGCCGTGCCTGCCCACTCTGTCAGGGACGGACCAACACCGTGCCCGGAGAGGGAAATCCGGCGGCGCGCCTGATGTGTGTCGGCGAGGGACCGGGGGAGAACGAGGACCTGTCGGGGCGACCCTTTGTGGGAAAGGCAGGCGAGCTCCTCGACAAAATTCTTGCCAACATCGAGGTTCCTCGGGAACAGGTCTACATTGCCAATGTCGTGAAGTGCCGCCCCCCGCGGAACCGGGCGCCGCTCCCCGACGAGCGCGAGGCATGCAGCGCCTATCTGCACCGCCAGATTGCGCTGGTGCGTCCCAAGGTCCTCCTCGCGCTCGGCAGCACGGCCGCCGAGGCGTTGCTTGGGGTCAAGAAGCCGCTGGGTGATCTCCGTCTCCGGGTCCACGCCTGGGACGGCATACCGCTCATCGTCACCTATCACCCGGCTGCGCTGCTGCGTAACCCCAACTGGAAGCGACCCGCCTGGGATGATGTCCGAATCGCCCGACAGCTCCTCGAACTCGACGCCTGA
- the gmk gene encoding guanylate kinase, with the protein MERTGSSRGRGLGRVPRLEGPRGGGPDGGDRAAGRGDPRGGGPSGRTGASPCGTRTGPTPRERDAVARRDRDGRAASGAGDRGARRPARHHRGTGAPPRPPRCDRRGAGRGTGSRKAARLHRPGTRARGQHDRLEGQRRRHRPRGRGDEGRAREDSRAVGEPRVTPLVVVLSSPSGGGKSSIAKRLLGERTDSGYSVSATTRTPRPGEVDGEAYYFLSREEFERRVQAGDFLEHAEYNGHRYGTLFDEVRRVTHTGRHVLLDIEVVGARLVRERFPDAVLVFVVPPSGAVLAERLRGRGTEAEQVVAGRLQKALDELAAAVEYDYVVVNDALDEAVRIVHAILDAEARRTSRQRDVAVLLDRLRAEVAAELARSTAHR; encoded by the coding sequence ATGGAGCGAACTGGCTCCAGTCGTGGCCGCGGCCTCGGCCGAGTGCCGCGCCTCGAGGGCCCGCGAGGGGGCGGTCCTGACGGCGGAGATCGCGCAGCGGGTCGCGGCGATCCGCGCGGCGGCGGACCGAGTGGCCGAACAGGCGCCAGCCCGTGTGGCACGCGAACGGGACCGACTCCGCGCGAGCGTGACGCAGTTGCTCGACGGGATCGCGATGGACGCGCAGCGAGTGGCGCAGGAGATCGCGGTGCTCGCCGACCGGCTCGACATCACCGAGGAACTGGTGCGCCTCCGCGCCCACCTCGATGCGACCGACGCGGCGCTGGCCGAGGGACTGGCAGTCGGAAAGCGGCTCGGCTTCATCGCCCAGGAACTCGGGCGCGAGGTCAACACGATCGGCTCGAAGGCCAACGACGCCGTCATCGCCCACGAGGTCGTGGGGATGAAGGGCGAGCTCGAGAAGATTCGCGAGCAGTTGGAGAACCTCGAGTGACGCCGTTGGTGGTGGTGCTTTCGTCGCCCTCGGGTGGCGGGAAGTCGTCGATCGCCAAGCGACTGCTCGGTGAGCGGACAGACAGCGGTTACTCGGTGTCGGCCACGACGCGCACACCGCGGCCCGGTGAAGTGGATGGCGAGGCCTACTACTTCCTGTCGCGTGAGGAGTTCGAGCGGCGCGTGCAGGCCGGCGATTTCCTCGAGCATGCCGAGTACAACGGCCATCGCTACGGGACGCTGTTCGACGAGGTCCGGCGGGTGACCCACACGGGTCGCCATGTCCTCCTCGACATCGAGGTGGTGGGTGCCCGGTTGGTCCGGGAACGCTTTCCCGATGCAGTGCTGGTGTTCGTCGTGCCGCCGAGCGGTGCGGTGCTCGCCGAACGGTTGCGGGGTCGCGGGACGGAGGCGGAGCAGGTGGTGGCGGGGCGCCTGCAGAAGGCGCTGGATGAGTTGGCCGCCGCCGTGGAGTACGACTACGTCGTGGTAAACGACGCGTTGGACGAGGCCGTGCGCATTGTGCACGCGATCCTCGATGCAGAAGCTCGGCGCACCAGCCGGCAGCGGGACGTCGCCGTCCTGCTTGATCGGCTCCGTGCCGAGGTCGCGGCAGAGCTCGCGCGCTCGACCGCTCATCGTTGA
- a CDS encoding L-threonylcarbamoyladenylate synthase translates to MIPFLTPADVASAIPKVRTHLAADGLLAYPTETVYGLGCAPTDAALDRLAALKGRPARKPFLLLVSGIEMLNQCGLVLTPSAKAMAQEFWPGPLTLVLSGGEGRLPDRLRGGGGGIAVRWTSHTDIARLIAACGRPLTSTSANLPGGPTAPGPGAIASLFPEAMARKELMVLDGGVLGNVPPSTLVDCTTSVPALVRAGAIPLAELRRRVGRLAP, encoded by the coding sequence ATGATTCCGTTCCTGACGCCGGCGGATGTCGCCAGTGCCATCCCCAAGGTCCGAACGCACCTCGCCGCCGATGGCTTGCTCGCCTACCCGACCGAGACCGTGTATGGCCTGGGCTGCGCGCCGACCGATGCGGCACTCGACCGACTCGCCGCCCTCAAGGGCCGCCCCGCGCGCAAGCCCTTCCTCCTGTTGGTGAGTGGCATCGAGATGCTCAATCAATGCGGCCTCGTCCTCACGCCGAGCGCCAAGGCGATGGCCCAGGAGTTCTGGCCCGGGCCATTGACACTGGTACTCAGCGGCGGCGAGGGGCGGCTCCCGGATCGACTGCGCGGCGGTGGCGGCGGGATCGCGGTGCGCTGGACGTCGCACACGGACATTGCGCGACTGATTGCGGCGTGTGGCCGCCCGCTGACCTCGACGTCGGCCAACCTCCCCGGGGGACCGACGGCGCCGGGCCCCGGGGCGATCGCGTCGCTCTTTCCCGAGGCGATGGCCCGCAAGGAATTGATGGTGCTCGATGGCGGCGTCCTCGGCAACGTGCCGCCCTCGACATTGGTGGACTGCACCACCTCGGTGCCCGCGCTGGTCCGTGCCGGCGCGATTCCGCTGGCGGAACTGCGCAGACGCGTGGGGCGGCTGGCGCCATGA